Part of the Methylophaga nitratireducenticrescens genome is shown below.
CTGATGCGCCATGAAGAAGATTAAATTTTAAGAATAGGTTTTTAATTTAAAAAGCCATTGAACTGGGTGAAACAGAAATCCACTTGCCACTTCGATGCTGACAGGCATCCAGCGATTTTTCCTGTACGTCATCACCGTTTTTGATTTTTAATTGATAGGCAAGGCAGGGGTAGTGTCCATAAGAATAACTGCGCATTAGCTGAATTTGATATTGAGTACTGGTATGTTGATTAATCCAGACATGTTTGGTTTCGAAATCATTTGATGAAAGAATCTCCTGCGTTCGATCCAGGTCCACGCTACTCATTGCTGTATTTGTGTCGATACCTGCCTCGACACCTGCAAGTAAATCAAGTGACGCATGCACTTGTGGAATCAACAGCATAACGAGCAAAGATAGATTAACTGCATTAAGCCAAATACGTTTCAATTATGAATTCCCATCTTTGGTCAAAGTCCAATAGAAACCGAAAATATAACATTCTTCAATAAGGAAACTCTCCTGGTTTAGGCGGGATATTTTTCCTTTAACTCCGTGCGTTTATATTTTTACGTGATATAAATGACCTGAAAATCAATTAAAAAAAGCGTTCTTTTGTTTAAAAAGTGGTGGTGTTTTTTTCAGCAAATATGGCACTGCCTTTATGTAATAAGCTCCAGTCAACATTTTTAGTTTTAAGCGTTTTCATCAACAGCCACGACATGAAATGAACCGTCCGCATTCACATAGACTGAAAATTCTATTGGGCGGCAACAGACAAAGCAATCCTCAATATATTGTTGATATTCCACACTGGCATCCAGTAAAACTTCAATGGTTTCACCGCAATAGGGGCACATTACGGATTGTTCCTGTAAAGCTTGCATCGCCATGCTCCAAAATTGTTTATTCTCGTTAAGAAATGTTTAGGTATGCATTAGTTCAATCTGTCATTCATTAAATATATTTTTGTGTAAGAAGTAGGGCTTGTTGATCTTTCATAGTCGCCTCTGTTTATGACTGAAAATGTACCAATCAAGGCGCTAGGAGAGCAGTTTGTGAGATGCATCCTTGTATCTCACCCCTTTGGGGCTTGCGCTCAAAAACGCTTATCTCCATGGATGGAGTGTATGCAAAAGCAATGTCTGGAACATTGCTTGTCCCGGCGTTTTTGTAGTCATTCTAAATAAACGACGAGCAAAGCTTCTGCATCCTGCTCACGCCCCTGACCTACATCCATGTAGGCCACGCAGACCGGCGCGCCTCCCTGGCGCGCCGGCATATGATGGGCAAGGGTGCCCAAATGCCGTGATAGCAGGGATAGCGATAGCGGCCTGTCCATCCGTGGACATAAGTAGTACATTTTCAGCCTCAACCCGCAGGGCTGGGGCTCTGAAAGCTCAACAAGCCCCAAGCCAACCAATAATAAACTCTGGGAGCAGCACGATGCAACAGGCCATAAAAGAAACCCTGACTACTCTTTTATAAGTTGTCGTACTCAAACAGAAAACGCCGGTCACCCAGACCAATACCCTCGGCTATTTGGCTGAAACCGGCCTTTCGATAAAACGCCAATAGCTCAGGGTAGTGGGCGACAGCATCCAATTGCAGGGTACGTCCATTGATTAACTTCAGACAATGTTGCAACAGAAGCCGTCCATAACCCGATTGCTGATGCTGTGGATGGACAGCCAGTTGAGTCAGATAAAAGTCAGCCTTCGGCACATCTGGCCAGCAATCGACATAATAATCGGCAGGTTTAATGCCTAAAGCGACACAACCTGAAACCTGTGAATCCTGTTTAAGAATATAAACCGTCTTCTGTAACAGATTCTCCCGGACGGATTGTTCATCATAAACACCCAACCAATGTGTCATACCCTGCTGATACATATGATTTGCACATGCCGTTAACAGTCTGACAAGTGCAGGAATATCCTGCTGGCAAGCGAGTTGAATTTGTGGCTTCATACTTTGCATAAAATTAATTAATTGGCCAGATCAACATGATGACGCTAATCGTCACCGCTCCAATAAATAAATTCATCGGAATACCTACTGTTAAAAAGTCACGGAAATGATATCCCCCCGGACCATACACCATTAGATTTGTCTGATAGCCCAGTGGGGTAGCAAAACTTGCTGATGCCGCCATCATAATCGCAAACACGAATGGTTCATTGTGCAGTTCGGCTTTAGATGTTAATTCCAGCACAATCGGCAACATTAATACCGCTGCTGCATTATTGGTAATCACTTCGGTCAGTACAGACACAGCGATATAGGTCATCACCAGCATTAACCAGGGTTGATTCTGGCTTAATGAAACAATACCGCTCGCCACCACATCAGCAACCCCTGTCTGCTGCAGAGCGACACCTAAGGCAAACGATGCGGCAATGGTTAAAATAACAGTCAGATCAAGGCTACGCTCTGCCTGACTTACTGAGCAACAACCGGTCAATATCATCAATGTTGCCCCAATTAATGACGCATGCAGCATATCAATAATACCGAATCCAGCTGCAGCTACCAGAGCGATCAAAATCACCCAGGCAAGCGCTGCTTTATCATGATTGGGAGATTCTTTGCCCAAATCATTAATCAATAAGAAGTCTTTGTTATAACGTTGTCGACTGACAAAAGCTGGTCTGGCCTCCAACAACAGAGAGTCACCTGCTTTTAAAACAATAGTGCTCAGGTTGCCTACGATACGTTCACCATTTCTGGCTACAGCCATTATCACCGCACCATATCGCTGACGGAATTTTGCTTCGCGAATGGTTTCGCCAATGGCTGCACAGTGCGGTGAAACGACAGCTTCCACCAGGCTTCTTTCCGGACGATCTGCAGAAAGTACAGTGCTTTCTGCATCGGAAGTAGAGGCAACAATACCTCTGATGCGAAGTAAATCAGTAATGCCCTGAGTGTCTCCGGCAAACACCAGACGATCACCACCTTGCAGGCGTTGTTCAGGCGTTACTGCCGTTAACAATGTTCCGTTTCGCTCAATTTCTACCAGATAAACACTTTTCTGCTCACGCAAACCAGCTTGTTGAATACTTTGTCCAACCAATGGGCCATTTGCCTCGACCATCACTTCCAGGGTGAACTCCCGAACATTTTCAAATGCGTGACTTTTCCCGATATCAGGCAGCCATTTAGGAAAAAACAGCCACATAAAAATCAAGCCACAAATGGCGACAGGTAAACCAATAATCGTGATGGAAAAAATTGAAAAACCAGCTTCACCGGTTAATGATTGATATTGACCATTTAAAACAAGGTTGGTACTGGTGCCAATTAATGTCAGTGTCCCGCCCAGAATAGCCGTGTAACTCAGAGGAATCATAAGTTTCGAGGGATTGATGTTAATTCGTTTGCACCAGGCAAGCAGCCCCGGAATCATGGTGGCTACCACGGGCGTATTGTTTAAAAAAGCACTGAGAAAAAACACCGGTGTAAACATCCGCAGGTAGGAACCTCGGATAGATTTTGGGGAGCCTAGCAATGATTTA
Proteins encoded:
- a CDS encoding CPXCG motif-containing cysteine-rich protein, encoding MQALQEQSVMCPYCGETIEVLLDASVEYQQYIEDCFVCCRPIEFSVYVNADGSFHVVAVDENA
- a CDS encoding GNAT family N-acetyltransferase, which gives rise to MKPQIQLACQQDIPALVRLLTACANHMYQQGMTHWLGVYDEQSVRENLLQKTVYILKQDSQVSGCVALGIKPADYYVDCWPDVPKADFYLTQLAVHPQHQQSGYGRLLLQHCLKLINGRTLQLDAVAHYPELLAFYRKAGFSQIAEGIGLGDRRFLFEYDNL
- a CDS encoding SLC13 family permease yields the protein MSWEAWFTICVTCGVLLVLTFTRVRPHIAMITAMTVLLATGVLSGPQALAGFSNEGLITVAAMFIVAAGLHASGGVDILVKSLLGSPKSIRGSYLRMFTPVFFLSAFLNNTPVVATMIPGLLAWCKRININPSKLMIPLSYTAILGGTLTLIGTSTNLVLNGQYQSLTGEAGFSIFSITIIGLPVAICGLIFMWLFFPKWLPDIGKSHAFENVREFTLEVMVEANGPLVGQSIQQAGLREQKSVYLVEIERNGTLLTAVTPEQRLQGGDRLVFAGDTQGITDLLRIRGIVASTSDAESTVLSADRPERSLVEAVVSPHCAAIGETIREAKFRQRYGAVIMAVARNGERIVGNLSTIVLKAGDSLLLEARPAFVSRQRYNKDFLLINDLGKESPNHDKAALAWVILIALVAAAGFGIIDMLHASLIGATLMILTGCCSVSQAERSLDLTVILTIAASFALGVALQQTGVADVVASGIVSLSQNQPWLMLVMTYIAVSVLTEVITNNAAAVLMLPIVLELTSKAELHNEPFVFAIMMAASASFATPLGYQTNLMVYGPGGYHFRDFLTVGIPMNLFIGAVTISVIMLIWPIN